The window CACCTTTTATGGGTTCTTCTATTAACATCGCTCTCCCTTCAATAGGAAGAGAATTTGCAACGGATGCAGTATTGTTAAGCTGGGTTGCTACCTCATATCTTTTAGCTGCGGCAATGTTTCTTGTTCCATTTGGAAGGATAGCAGATATTTATGGCAGGAAGAGGATTTTTACTTACGGCATATTGATTTATTCAATTTCCTCTATTCTTTCAGCACTTTCGCCTTCAGCTACTGCGCTTATTTCCTTTCGTGTTTTTCAGGGAATCGGAGGAGCAATGATATTCGGCACTGGTGTTGCAATTTTAACCTCAGTGTTTCCTGTGGAGGAAAGGGGTAAAGCATTGGGAATAAATGTATCTTCAGTTTATTTAGGGCTTACTCTTGGACCATTTTTAGGTGGATTTCTAACCCAGCATTTTGGCTGGAGAAGTATTTTTATTGTTAATGGATTTTTAGGTTTGATAGCAATTGCTTTTGTTTTTTGGAAACTTCAAGGAGAGTGGGCTGAGGCAAAGGGTGAGAAATTTGATTTTACTGGTTCCATAATCTATGGCCTCACTCTCATAATGATAATGAATGGTTTTTCTCGCTTGCCAAGGAGGTCAGGTGCATGGCTAATTCTAATTGGCTTCTTTGGGGTTTTGGCATTCGTTAAGTGGGAAATGAAGGTGGAAAGGCCTGTTGTTGATATGAATCTGTTCAGAAATAACACAGTCTTCGCTCTATCTAACTTAGCGGCTTTGATAAATTACAGTGCAACATTTGCTGTAGGTTTCCTCTTAAGCCTTTACTTGCAGTACATAAAAGGACTTAGCCCGCAAAATTCAGGTTTGATTCTGGCATCCCAGCCAATAGTGATGGCTGTATTTTCTCCGTTTGCAGGCAGGCTTTCGGATAAAATCGAACCACGAATAGTTGCATCAACAGGGATGATGGTAACAGCAGGGGGGCTTTCCCTGTTTACAGTTCTAAATGAAAAAACAACTTTGGGATTCATTGTTTTCAGTTTAATTCTCCTTGGGTTTGGCTTTGCCCTTTTTTCATCTCCCAACACAAACGCTGTTATGAGCTCTGTTGAAAGAAAATTTTACGGAGTGGCATCAGGAATGCTTGGCACAATGAGGTTGACTGGACAGATGCTTAGCATGGGTATTGCAATGTTAATATTAGCCATATTCATTGGAAGGGTTCAGATTACACCGGAATACTATTCACTTTTTTTAAAGAGTGCAAAAACAGCACTCATATTCTTTTCTATCCTTTGTTTCGTT of the Acidobacteriota bacterium genome contains:
- a CDS encoding MFS transporter, translated to MVDVRNDIFKGVALLVAGLASFLTPFMGSSINIALPSIGREFATDAVLLSWVATSYLLAAAMFLVPFGRIADIYGRKRIFTYGILIYSISSILSALSPSATALISFRVFQGIGGAMIFGTGVAILTSVFPVEERGKALGINVSSVYLGLTLGPFLGGFLTQHFGWRSIFIVNGFLGLIAIAFVFWKLQGEWAEAKGEKFDFTGSIIYGLTLIMIMNGFSRLPRRSGAWLILIGFFGVLAFVKWEMKVERPVVDMNLFRNNTVFALSNLAALINYSATFAVGFLLSLYLQYIKGLSPQNSGLILASQPIVMAVFSPFAGRLSDKIEPRIVASTGMMVTAGGLSLFTVLNEKTTLGFIVFSLILLGFGFALFSSPNTNAVMSSVERKFYGVASGMLGTMRLTGQMLSMGIAMLILAIFIGRVQITPEYYSLFLKSAKTALIFFSILCFVGIFASLARGKVR